A DNA window from Nitrospira sp. contains the following coding sequences:
- a CDS encoding conserved exported protein of unknown function (Evidence 4 : Unknown function but conserved in other organisms; MaGe:77310104), with protein sequence MGSFISSRIRARAGAVCLVLCALSSLVATSARGEEPATKIAEFSGTLLKRVEGKKHQAQVFAKGDRIRLEYKYALKTDYGYAAIEIVRLDKAETWYLLAQRKELLVVPVDPDDVLPVRPALPGEKERVLIGDATAVGRPAQLFEVQTDRHGRVERFFEWVDVDAEIVLKLVSRDRDWSVEYERIRFSAQPDYYFDEPPGYKKRASPAGPRVQG encoded by the coding sequence ATGGGATCGTTCATCTCCTCTCGGATAAGGGCCCGAGCCGGGGCAGTCTGTCTCGTGCTCTGTGCTCTGTCGAGTCTTGTCGCAACGTCTGCCCGGGGCGAAGAACCTGCCACGAAAATCGCGGAGTTTTCCGGAACGCTGCTCAAGCGCGTCGAAGGAAAAAAACATCAGGCGCAAGTGTTCGCAAAAGGGGATCGAATTCGTTTGGAGTACAAGTACGCGCTGAAAACCGACTACGGATATGCGGCGATTGAGATCGTTCGCTTGGACAAAGCCGAAACCTGGTATCTTCTCGCGCAGCGGAAAGAGTTGCTAGTGGTACCGGTTGATCCAGACGATGTGTTGCCGGTTCGTCCTGCCTTGCCCGGCGAGAAAGAGCGGGTCTTGATCGGCGATGCGACGGCTGTGGGGCGGCCCGCGCAGTTGTTTGAAGTCCAGACGGACCGCCATGGACGAGTCGAACGGTTTTTTGAATGGGTCGATGTGGACGCAGAGATTGTGTTGAAGCTGGTGAGCCGCGATCGAGATTGGTCCGTGGAGTACGAGCGGATTCGATTCTCCGCGCAGCCGGATTATTATTTCGATGAACCGCCCGGGTACAAAAAACGGGCAAGCCCAGCGGGGCCCAGGGTGCAAGGGTAA
- a CDS encoding Plastocyanin-like domain-containing protein (MaGe:77310102): MLSCTPRVCVPTRMLGAMAVVALLWAPLASAETSSSADHATHQVVMNHQLPAWAEQLKGQTIVEDAMSGKGERSAMVEQQHQRIMEQMSHDPQVQGVNTGMYNTQSMMHQYGAGGQDMLLVSDPRVEPVALVGGGKCPATAPVKQYNVSAINVEITLNQWLDFYPGYMYVLDENLDKVRAEETKNREARDKEGFDPGAVIPGVQAQWIQPLTIRANQGDCVKIKLSNKLEGGEEVSLHIHGSAMVVSATGAAATTTNSDTIVAKDKSGDYEWYIHPNTQEGVRQFHTFSNDRELTVMGMFGSFVVEPRGSSYWEALGSGDATPASSGWQVMIKNGTGPDFREFVLYYHEVGDEAFRPLNKKGDFLPQRDPLTDSYRPGGRAINYRSEPFGINNMHVQHEYFGFEDESMGYSSYTFGDPSPTIPRSYIGDPAKFRLVHGGSEVFHSHHPHGGTIRWPRSPRAIDDMNLWATSTNGPVKYPVIRAKTDRVDVEVIGPSEALDLETECGSGLCQQLAGDFLFHCHVAHHYVAGMWGYWRVYNTIQQGDLRNDVMPDLRELPDRKGRIKTPIASDKLIGQTVDWFGKQFTITDKGKSNWKGNPAVINIKDWVAMQLPTMGKPGHKDDEKGQTISYDATVLDWTWNGNVAMSEKESEIDNPKYKSTHPGKRHPIMFEPMTGKVAWPHLTPHFGRRVMFSPNHVGAPWLEMIRRDANGEESVDQALPGENGVWSLCPENAGRKHYNVHFVKMPIKIAKAQGKEPAVIDPNGLIYVLHEEEAAIRANDDLKYPLVVRGNIYDCLDWTLTSEWDDDDYTNFQSSKINTHWHFLQFDNQASDGVITGFSYEQSVRPFTMLEKKNKKGLPVPMNTTLTAAAKKGASSLAVKNAKQYHVGTLILVGADNVKGNEISRIKAINGNTIVLAKGLKNDHPANDIVTVEFVRQRFWVDADVGTVFWHDHAFGATTWPHGGFGTFIAEPVGSTYHDPKTGKEVRSGPIADIRTVEPVGHGVNNSFRELMVQVHDTVPHTVNIVTAGNPPGQPIEVALEAGKTVSFMMPEKIYMTPMPFLNGGTHTTGSGLNFRAAPIAQRLATNPDASQIFSSSIHGDPYTPTLRAYVGDTMVFRLLHTLMNESMVWTLSGHTFLTERYAGDANRKNSIHIGIAERYDLVVPQAGGSRFQAGDYIHFNGRSSKFSEGGWGIIRVYDKEQADLKKLTSGFSTKNEIPKALPVCPADAPVKSFNVVALDYPSMKFNAKAPETIEVDFERKILMTNPDAKIYALEEDTAKVASGAQPMPLTLRVNVGDCVKVNLKNKMKESKASFSAIGLAFDPKDSQGANVGHNPGDQTIAPGAERTYTYYADPFNGETTSLVWDWGNAMLNPRNGLFGAIVVGPKGAKYRDPKTGADLTNKNAWAADVILDHSMPGMENRPNYRDVALFFQDEDNIIGTSFMPYVQNVAGLTGVNYRSEPYKFREEQGCSLGKVFQPCKADKPEDPTTPLIEAHAGDPVRIHILGVSNEQNGMFSVEKHEWPIEPFMRGADLISVVEFSGSETIDAFIPSAGGPYRQPGDYVYSNQRLPYSQSGQWGYVRVLPSGDQRLLPLHGAGAGMKSASVEQLMQAIPVAAK, translated from the coding sequence ATGTTATCTTGCACACCACGGGTTTGTGTGCCTACCCGTATGCTCGGCGCGATGGCGGTGGTAGCCCTACTCTGGGCGCCGCTGGCATCCGCTGAGACTTCCAGTTCAGCCGATCATGCGACACATCAAGTCGTCATGAATCATCAGCTGCCCGCATGGGCGGAACAACTCAAAGGTCAGACGATTGTCGAAGACGCCATGTCCGGAAAGGGCGAGCGCTCGGCGATGGTCGAACAGCAGCACCAGCGCATCATGGAGCAGATGAGCCATGATCCGCAGGTTCAGGGCGTCAACACCGGCATGTACAACACCCAGTCGATGATGCACCAATATGGCGCGGGTGGGCAGGACATGCTGTTGGTGTCCGATCCCCGGGTCGAGCCGGTGGCGCTGGTGGGCGGCGGGAAGTGTCCGGCGACCGCGCCGGTGAAGCAGTACAACGTGTCCGCGATCAATGTCGAGATCACGCTCAACCAGTGGCTCGATTTCTATCCCGGTTACATGTACGTGCTGGATGAGAATCTCGACAAAGTCCGCGCGGAAGAAACCAAGAACAGGGAAGCGCGCGACAAGGAAGGCTTCGATCCAGGCGCGGTCATCCCCGGCGTGCAAGCGCAGTGGATTCAGCCATTGACCATCCGCGCCAATCAGGGCGATTGCGTCAAGATTAAGCTGAGCAACAAGCTCGAAGGCGGCGAAGAAGTCAGCCTCCATATCCATGGCTCGGCCATGGTGGTGAGCGCGACGGGCGCCGCGGCGACCACGACCAACTCGGACACGATCGTTGCCAAGGATAAGAGCGGCGATTACGAGTGGTATATCCACCCGAACACCCAGGAAGGTGTCCGTCAGTTCCACACATTCAGCAACGACCGTGAGCTGACTGTGATGGGGATGTTCGGATCCTTCGTCGTCGAACCCCGCGGCTCTTCCTATTGGGAAGCGCTGGGCAGCGGCGATGCGACCCCGGCTTCCAGCGGCTGGCAGGTCATGATCAAGAACGGCACGGGCCCGGATTTCCGCGAGTTCGTGCTCTATTACCACGAAGTCGGCGACGAGGCGTTCCGTCCGTTGAACAAGAAGGGCGACTTCCTTCCGCAGCGCGACCCGCTGACCGACTCCTACCGCCCGGGCGGCCGCGCGATCAACTATCGCAGCGAGCCATTCGGCATCAACAACATGCATGTGCAGCACGAGTACTTCGGCTTCGAAGACGAGTCGATGGGCTACAGCTCGTACACATTCGGCGATCCGTCGCCGACGATCCCACGCTCTTACATCGGCGACCCAGCGAAGTTCCGTCTGGTTCACGGCGGATCGGAAGTGTTCCACAGCCACCATCCGCACGGAGGCACGATTCGATGGCCGCGCAGCCCGCGGGCGATCGATGACATGAATCTCTGGGCGACCAGCACGAACGGCCCGGTCAAGTATCCGGTCATTCGCGCCAAGACCGACCGTGTCGACGTGGAAGTCATCGGGCCGTCAGAAGCCCTCGATCTGGAAACCGAGTGCGGTTCCGGTCTGTGCCAGCAGCTGGCCGGCGACTTCCTCTTCCATTGCCATGTGGCGCACCACTATGTCGCGGGCATGTGGGGCTACTGGCGCGTGTACAACACGATTCAACAAGGCGACCTGCGGAACGACGTGATGCCGGATCTCCGTGAGTTGCCGGATCGCAAGGGCCGCATCAAGACCCCAATCGCATCCGACAAGCTGATCGGTCAGACCGTGGACTGGTTCGGCAAGCAGTTCACGATTACCGACAAGGGCAAGAGCAATTGGAAGGGCAACCCTGCCGTCATCAACATCAAGGATTGGGTCGCCATGCAGTTGCCCACGATGGGCAAGCCCGGTCATAAAGACGATGAGAAGGGCCAGACCATTTCGTACGATGCCACCGTCTTGGATTGGACGTGGAACGGCAACGTGGCGATGAGCGAGAAGGAAAGCGAGATCGACAATCCCAAGTACAAGTCGACCCATCCTGGCAAGCGGCATCCGATCATGTTCGAGCCGATGACCGGGAAGGTGGCCTGGCCGCATCTCACGCCGCACTTCGGCCGGCGGGTGATGTTCTCGCCGAACCACGTCGGCGCGCCCTGGTTGGAGATGATCCGCCGGGATGCCAACGGCGAGGAGAGCGTCGATCAAGCGCTTCCTGGTGAAAACGGCGTCTGGAGCCTCTGTCCGGAGAATGCTGGCCGGAAGCACTACAATGTGCATTTTGTGAAGATGCCGATCAAGATTGCGAAGGCGCAAGGGAAAGAGCCGGCGGTCATTGATCCGAACGGCTTGATCTATGTGCTCCATGAAGAAGAGGCGGCGATCCGCGCCAACGACGATCTGAAGTATCCGTTGGTGGTCCGCGGCAATATCTACGATTGCCTGGACTGGACGCTGACCAGCGAGTGGGACGACGACGACTACACGAATTTCCAGTCGTCGAAGATCAACACGCACTGGCATTTCTTGCAGTTCGATAACCAGGCCTCTGACGGCGTGATCACCGGCTTCTCGTACGAGCAGTCGGTCCGCCCGTTCACGATGCTGGAAAAGAAGAACAAGAAGGGCCTTCCGGTTCCGATGAACACCACGCTGACCGCGGCGGCCAAGAAGGGCGCCAGCAGTCTCGCGGTGAAGAACGCGAAGCAGTACCATGTCGGCACCTTGATTCTCGTCGGGGCCGATAACGTGAAGGGCAACGAAATCTCCCGCATCAAGGCGATCAACGGCAACACGATCGTCTTGGCGAAGGGACTGAAGAACGACCATCCGGCGAACGACATCGTGACGGTGGAGTTCGTGCGGCAGCGGTTCTGGGTCGATGCGGACGTCGGGACGGTTTTCTGGCACGACCATGCGTTCGGCGCGACCACCTGGCCGCACGGCGGGTTCGGCACGTTCATCGCCGAGCCGGTCGGTTCCACCTATCACGATCCGAAGACCGGCAAGGAAGTGCGGAGCGGCCCCATTGCCGACATCCGGACGGTTGAGCCGGTGGGTCATGGTGTCAACAACAGCTTCCGCGAATTGATGGTGCAAGTGCACGATACCGTGCCGCACACTGTCAACATCGTGACCGCGGGCAATCCTCCCGGGCAGCCGATCGAAGTGGCGCTCGAAGCCGGAAAGACCGTGTCGTTCATGATGCCGGAAAAGATCTACATGACGCCGATGCCGTTCTTGAACGGTGGCACGCACACCACCGGGAGCGGACTCAATTTCAGGGCGGCGCCGATCGCGCAGCGATTGGCGACCAATCCGGATGCGTCGCAGATTTTCAGCAGCAGCATCCACGGCGATCCCTATACGCCGACCTTGCGCGCCTATGTGGGAGACACCATGGTGTTCCGTCTCCTGCATACCCTCATGAACGAGTCGATGGTCTGGACCTTGTCCGGCCACACGTTCTTGACGGAGCGCTACGCGGGTGACGCCAACCGGAAGAACTCGATTCATATCGGCATTGCCGAGCGCTACGACCTCGTAGTGCCGCAAGCCGGTGGATCGCGGTTCCAGGCTGGCGACTACATCCACTTCAACGGCCGGTCCTCCAAGTTCTCCGAGGGCGGCTGGGGCATTATCCGTGTCTATGACAAGGAACAAGCGGACCTGAAGAAGCTCACGTCGGGCTTCTCGACGAAGAATGAAATCCCGAAGGCCTTGCCGGTGTGCCCGGCCGATGCTCCGGTGAAGTCGTTCAACGTGGTGGCGCTGGATTATCCGTCGATGAAGTTCAACGCGAAGGCCCCTGAGACCATCGAAGTGGACTTCGAGCGGAAGATCCTCATGACCAATCCCGATGCGAAGATCTATGCCTTGGAGGAGGATACCGCCAAGGTGGCCAGTGGCGCGCAGCCGATGCCGCTGACCCTTCGTGTCAACGTCGGCGATTGTGTCAAGGTGAATCTGAAGAACAAGATGAAGGAGAGCAAGGCGTCGTTCTCGGCCATCGGGTTGGCCTTCGACCCGAAGGATTCGCAGGGCGCCAACGTCGGCCATAACCCTGGCGATCAGACGATCGCTCCGGGCGCAGAGCGGACCTACACGTACTATGCAGATCCGTTCAATGGAGAAACGACGTCGTTGGTCTGGGATTGGGGCAACGCGATGCTCAATCCGCGCAACGGCCTGTTCGGGGCCATTGTGGTGGGTCCGAAGGGCGCGAAGTATCGCGATCCGAAGACCGGCGCCGATTTGACGAACAAGAATGCCTGGGCGGCCGACGTGATCCTCGATCACTCGATGCCTGGGATGGAAAATCGGCCGAACTATCGTGACGTGGCGTTGTTCTTCCAAGACGAAGACAACATCATCGGCACGAGCTTCATGCCCTATGTGCAGAATGTAGCGGGTTTGACCGGTGTGAATTACCGGTCGGAGCCCTATAAGTTCCGGGAAGAGCAGGGTTGTTCGCTGGGCAAGGTGTTCCAGCCTTGCAAGGCCGACAAGCCTGAGGATCCGACGACGCCTCTGATCGAGGCGCATGCGGGCGATCCGGTCCGGATTCACATCCTGGGCGTGAGCAACGAACAGAACGGGATGTTCAGCGTGGAGAAGCATGAGTGGCCGATCGAGCCGTTCATGCGCGGCGCGGATTTGATCAGCGTCGTGGAGTTCTCCGGGTCTGAGACCATCGATGCCTTCATCCCATCGGCAGGCGGTCCGTACCGCCAGCCGGGCGACTATGTGTACAGCAACCAGCGGTTGCCGTACTCGCAGTCCGGCCAGTGGGGCTATGTGCGGGTGTTGCCGTCCGGTGACCAGCGGTTGTTGCCGCTGCACGGGGCGGGCGCCGGGATGAAGAGCGCATCGGTTGAGCAACTGATGCAAGCGATCCCGGTTGCAGCGAAGTAA
- a CDS encoding Carboxypeptidase regulatory-like domain-containing protein (MaGe:77310103), which produces MLRMEVPTVKSRATLKRAGGRVVVALWLLLIGVGAGSAFAYEVVDVSHGGSIEGVVRLDGAVPEPKGFNLITFPDPVYCGRISNGRGWRLLRDFVVSPDAGLKDAIVLLEGVEAGKPFETSVPLIEARDCIFQPFMTIVRNGHAVEVINMDPVMHDIQGYETSPEAGARTLFNTPLVMNHQHHRGDIHAMHNHAPGASLVGPVYLNKGRRTFYMQCGFHAYMESWAMAVNNPYYALTDSTGAFKIDHIPPGTYQLVVWHPQTGPGLAKTVTIQADGKMTEQFSLQAPKGNRSAYKVMDNPRFGPESLGYSIDIQPLVERQH; this is translated from the coding sequence ATGCTTCGCATGGAGGTGCCTACTGTGAAGAGTCGCGCAACGCTCAAACGGGCAGGTGGAAGGGTCGTGGTGGCGCTCTGGTTGCTGCTGATTGGAGTGGGGGCTGGATCGGCATTCGCCTATGAAGTAGTGGACGTGTCGCATGGCGGATCGATTGAAGGTGTGGTGCGTCTGGATGGCGCGGTGCCTGAGCCGAAAGGGTTCAACCTCATCACCTTTCCTGATCCAGTCTACTGCGGGCGGATCTCTAACGGCCGGGGCTGGCGGCTGTTGCGCGATTTCGTCGTCAGTCCGGATGCCGGGTTAAAAGACGCTATTGTGCTGCTTGAGGGAGTCGAGGCCGGCAAGCCGTTTGAAACCTCCGTGCCATTGATCGAAGCGCGGGATTGCATCTTTCAGCCGTTCATGACGATTGTCCGAAATGGTCATGCCGTTGAAGTCATCAATATGGATCCGGTAATGCACGATATTCAGGGTTATGAGACGTCTCCGGAAGCCGGCGCGCGCACGTTGTTCAATACGCCGCTGGTGATGAACCATCAACATCACCGGGGCGATATCCATGCGATGCACAATCATGCGCCGGGCGCGTCGCTGGTGGGGCCGGTGTATCTGAATAAGGGTCGCCGGACTTTTTATATGCAATGTGGGTTTCACGCCTATATGGAAAGCTGGGCGATGGCGGTCAACAATCCCTACTATGCGCTGACCGATAGCACCGGCGCCTTCAAGATCGATCACATTCCACCGGGGACCTATCAGTTGGTCGTGTGGCATCCGCAGACCGGCCCTGGCTTGGCGAAGACCGTGACGATTCAGGCAGACGGCAAGATGACAGAACAGTTCTCGCTGCAGGCTCCGAAGGGAAACCGTTCCGCGTACAAGGTGATGGACAACCCCCGCTTCGGTCCCGAGTCGTTAGGCTACTCGATCGACATTCAGCCGCTTGTAGAACGCCAGCATTGA